The Syngnathus scovelli strain Florida chromosome 11, RoL_Ssco_1.2, whole genome shotgun sequence region TGTCGCTGCAACCAGAGCCTCTCTTTTCCTTCACCTAACCTCATGCACAGATGCGACGGTTTGAGCAGACCGCAGGAGAGCAAGCTTATCAGCAGGCAAAACAAGTGCGTCTGCTTCGCACCAGGCGTGACAATTAACTGTCGAGCTAAGACTGGATTTCTCTGATAACCTTTTATTTGTCGCCCCAGTAGATGTGCAGTAGAGATGGGCTCAAATCTCATCCGGCATATTGTACACTCGCCAGATGTGTCTTGATATTCAGTCTGCGTGTTTACGTGCCGCCGCAGCTTTGTGGTCAGGCTGTCCGCGAGCGACTAACTGTGAGCCAGGCACAGGTCATCGGGTCAGTGATGGCTTGTTTGGCTCATTGATGGCTTCTTTGGCTCATTGGGTATGAGacactgctctctagcggttagTTAGTAAACTACATTTATTTAAAGGCAGCCGCACAACATCCATCTGATTTTCTCTACTGATTATTCCAAAGGTGGGAAAGGTTTTTCATGATCTGCTCTGTTCTTTAATTTGTCCCACCAAGCATTTACATTATCAAGACTTGTGCAATATTTGTTGCCGTTTCCTTCCTGAAATTGGTTAAtcaaaatcttcctttttttttaaattaaattgactTGTTTTATTAACGTACAATGAACATTTTCATCTAATGAAATAATTGTTTGTTCATAATGAAATTACATAATTAAGGGTTGCGGGAAGCTTGAGTTCATAACTGGGAAACAATTGTGTGCAGTGGATGTTCCCTCAAAATATTTCCCACAGAAAAACTGCACTGTACAAGTGTTTATTTTTGATTTGCAAAACATCAGACAAAATAATATTACATAGACATCAATTTATAATAGAAAAGAGATctttgagagagaaaaaaaagacacaaaagatAAAATTGTAATTACAATAAAATTTAGGTGATTTAAATTTTTCTGATAACTAAAGCCAAGCGTGACCTATACATTAGGCCTTTTGTGGCAAATAGAGTCAATCAGTATGCGCGCATTACATAAGATTACATTAAGTGCTTTTGTTGGTTTAGGCATTTTAATTGAACGTGGCATAATTTGGCTTCATAAAGAAGGACTAGAATTCCATGCCAAATTCAGAAGTACTACATTATAAGTCAGATTCTCTCCCAGTCACAAAGCTGGGGAACGTGGTGTCCCTGCAGTAAAAAGGCCATGTAGCACACAGCTCAGGGTAAGTCGTCATGGCAATAATGTTCGTCTTTATATtacccaaaaaacaacaactctaaTCATTCCATTCAGTGTTTACCTGAAGCAGTTTGACATGAGTACAAAAAGTGATCTCTCTCCAATGAGTACCACTATATTCCTATTGGGGGGGGAGGGACACTTTGGACTATGCCCGCATTATGTCGTGTCTCTAACTTGTTGATGCTTGACAATTTAAacaaattatatataaatagaACATAAGGGGGGAGAAGCAGCATTGCATGTAGTGTACTGAAGATGTCGCCTCTCCTAATTCCCTTCGTCGGACCAAAAACGGGTTGGGAATGACACAGGTGAGGGAGCAGACTTCAGACAGAAGATATGAGAAGAAAGAACGTGGGGGCGGGGCACTGTAGAACTTCAACCACACATAAAGTAGAACCAAGTGGGGCTAACACACCTCTCATTGCTCCATCAGCCACTGGAGTTCCTCTGGACACTTCCCTAACCAATTACATCCTCTCCAAGGTTTGCCTTTACAAACCACAGTGGctttaaaaagtctacacatccTCTCCAAAAACTTTCaacatgaatgatagcctgtagGGGATTACAGCCATTACTTGCCAGAAATTCCTGCAGCTCCTTCATCTCATGTGTTAACGTATCTGACTGATCACATTCAAACTAATCTATACATGCCTCTGAGCATTTCCAACACTGAGATTTCTCTGACAAGTATTTCCAAGGATTTAGCTGTACCTTGGAACAAAGTGAAGACAGTCATTATATGAGTACATAAAATATGGCACCATTGTGAGAACTGGAACAGGAGAACTGGACATCTCTGTTAAACAAATGTAAAGACCAGAGAGAGAAGGAAAACACTGAAGGAATTTCTGGCAAGTCATGGCCTAAATATGACAATAATTGACTTATTTTCTTtcacgcacacagacaaaaaaaaaccattatccagccattatattttttctacatttcacaAAAATCTGGTCTCATAAATGAGGTGTGTAGACATTTCGTTTTCATTCCACTCTCCAAGTATACATGTCAAGGACAATGCTGCGAAGCGCTTTCTAGCCAGTGAGAGCCCCGTGGGTGTAGGCACAAGATTTCATAAAAACACCACTGGTATTTTGTGTGTTGGTGGGAACGGAGGGGGCAATGCTTAGTATGAGAAGACAACTGTACAACGACAACAAACAAACTATCAACGACTTCATTAGCTGGACTCTCCCAAAATCTGTGAGATATCTCTGAGGTAATCATTGAAGTATGACTCATTAGACAGCAATAAATACCAATATGAATACAAACATTACAAAAGTAAAAACTGAAGCAAATGctaaagcccaaaaaaaaaaaaaaaaaaaaaaaaagagctaaaagaGGTAGGTTGTTTCTTATTAGGTTGACGACGGTGTACATCCATTGTGGAAAATCTTCGTCTTAAGAACTACATTTAAGTTGATTCCATTACAATCCCTGTCGTAAAGGCGGGAACGAAAACTCCAAATCGAACGTGTGGGTGGGCGGGCGGCGAGACGGCTATCATACCTGCTTTATGGACAGGATTTGTAATGGCAACAGTCATACGGACAAACTTTCAAAAAGAGAAACAAAATAGTATATCTGTAAAGCTTGCTGGTGATAGTGTACCATGATGTGTATATTACAGGTATTACGGTATGTGATGTCATTCTTGTTGACTAGAACGTTACTATCTCAACAAAGATGGTCGCATGTCATGCGTGGTGGATCGCCGTTGCAGTAGAATTTACAAGGTCCAGTAATCCAACAAGCACCAACCACATTGTTACAATGGTTTGAAGCAGCTTTGTATGGTGAATACAAACAAGAAAACCTCGTGTCAATATGAGCAGATCCATGATATGTACAATGAGTCAGAGTCATGAGCGCCAACGTCTACGTTACTTTTGTCCTCCACAATTTTCCTGCTCGGCTCAGAAATCCTCACCGAAGAACTCACTGACCCTGTTCTCGTTTGGAGGAAAGCCTTCCTATGGCACTTTCGCATTCCCCAAAGTTCCTTACTTGGATAAAACACGCGCATATCTACAAAGAAATATTACGACTGCACTGAAAAGAAAAGACCAGCACAAGAAAGCCCTAAAGTTACCTGAATGAAGAATGGAAtattacatgaaaaaaaaaacatttttttttgagagatagttgttttttcttttcagtgtcgCCTTACTACTCCTCTGTACAAGTCAACACTGCATTACTATCTTTAACCTACATACAGCAGTAGAAAAAAACTTTCCAAAAAAATACATACGCGTGGTGGCCTACTGCCTCCAAGACACCCAATCGTCACTTTTGAGGACATGAACTTAGTCCGTATACTGTATTGGAGAAAACCAAAACGGTCGTTGCATTAACAGGGAAACATTTTGCAATATATTTCCCGTGCAGTTGGATTGGCACAAGTCATCAATAGTAGAAGAGTTGGACTTATGCCACAGTGAAAGAGAACGGTCCTGCTGGTGAGTCAGTTTGGGCTGCACAGTTTAAAGCGACAATGCTCTCCCGATGACAAACGAGGAGCAGCACGACGGATGCAAGAGTAGCCCTGAGATGATGTCAGTGGAAGCGTCATGAAAAGTCTGGCACAGGAAGCCTGCATAGCCAATCACAGGAACTACTTTCGCCCATGTCAGAAACTATTTGACATCACATCGCTACCGGGAAAATAGCTTGAACGCAACGCAACCCCGTGAAAATAGTCCACGCGTGACAGGAAAGGGAGGATTTGTGATGTGCATGCGGCATACTATCTATCAAGCAATCTACAGATCAGTTTTCTTCGGGCAATTTCATCGTGGCAACAAATAATACAGCGGCGGCCTCTTACGTGACTTAATAATCAAACTGGGTCATTCTAAAACTAATGAGGGTTCATCAGTTGATCACAACAAAGTGGAAAACGGCAATATTCTGTATTGGATATTTCTTTTGTATATCAATTTAAATACTATTTAGAATTCTCTTGCATTTACATTTAAATCTGTCATCTTCACGACATTTGTTTTACCCTGAtacaaagtcattttttttgcagtgagTGTCCTCAATGggacaaaaataaatagatcAATGTTTTCTTGTAAAATTACAACCTTAATCTGGATGTCGGGGCATATGAATATTTCTTTAATCATGTATTTACATAAGGGCTTCAATCCTGTACTATTTCACCTTTTACTACTTTTTCTTTCAAATGTCCAAAGTCACTTATATTAcaatggaatattttttttaatcactcgcATAATAAGAAAttctcacacattttttttcctataaGCATTACATCAGTTTCTCAACATTAAAACTCCATTCGCATTTTAGTCTTAATACTACAAGTGTATTTCTTTCAAaccataaaatgttttttgttctcGTGATACTGTTTTTAACCGTCTTATTTTACGTTATtacaattaaaatgtttttctgtttttaacCATCTTAAACTATGTTATTAcagttaaaatgttttttttttttttttagtagaacCAAATACACAACTTTTCTCAAAATTCCGATATGAATTATCTAGAGCAGAAACTGTATTATATTGAGTACTACAAGGCTGGTCACCCTAACTGTTATGTACTGCATATCTGGTCTTTAGACAAAACAGCCACTAGGGGGGGCGAACTGCACACATGAACTATCTGGAGGGCCTTTGGGAGGAGTTGCACACCAACCACAACCAGTCTCCCCCTCATCCTAGTTCTCAGACGTTCTAGAAAATACAGGGTATAATAAGTGCCAAGGTGTGAAGCAACTTGCAAAGTTTCATGCCCACCGAGCTCATGATATTCCACAGAAGAACAATTCTTGAAATTGTCCTGGAGAAGATACAGGGACATatagaataaaataaacaattctgAAGCAATTATATCCATTTCTAAGCCAACTCCAAGTATGGTTTGCAGCCATCCATTAACAAGTCAGGTCTCTTACCGGAGCCTTAATTCACTAATCCAGTTAAATTTGGCATTTAGCCCTTTAAAACCTGTGATATATAGAGTATAGAGTCTTGAATAAATGGTGATACAACAGTGCTTAGGATACACATGGTAGCAATTAGCTATTTACAAGGAATTAACTATATCATTAGAAGCTTTAGGAAAATAAAGAGCGACAAGCCATAATGTTGGCTCGGTTTGATTGACCGTTTGcagttagaaagaaaaaaaaaaaaagtagctaaCACATTTAGTGGCTGATTCTCACCTCCAAAAACCAGGCAAACCAAAATCCAATCCACTAAATGACAGACTATACTCTGCAATCTAAAGTGAAATACTGACCGTTTTCCTTCATGGGCTGTGAGGttagtcagaaaaaaaaaaaaagattgtgagCGTGTCACGCGGCCGCACGCAAGTGAGCAGCAAGATGGTTTTCCGAGATGGTAGAGGACCATACCTTTGGCAAGAGATGAAAGGTTGGTATACATAAATACACACTGCCTTGGAGACAAGCAGATGACCATAAAAAATGACAACTTGTAAAGTAATGCAGAGGCACTGATTTCATCCGATAAAACATCGTCCGTACTGTATCTAAAGCATCCATAGAGGTGATAGTAATATAAAACAGCcccggtaaaaaaaataaaaaaaataaagaggtaGCTCAACGGAATGGCTAAATGAATAACTGagtgtgtttgttgttgtgCACCATGTGTGTACACAAAATGTCCTGACATTTGAAGCAGCGTTGATTTttaaatagacaaaaaaaataaacactgtaAAGAGGCAGAAGTATGCTTAGCTTAAGTTGTACTGAATGTAGTTCCCTTGTTTACTGTCGCTTAAACATCGGCTTGCTCGCCTTATGGACTCTTGAAAGAGACCCGCGTCCAGATCATCATCGGCTCCCGCCCTCCATTTTGTACCCACACGGGTGCGGTCGGTCGCCCCTTAGGACACCTCGCTGCCAAACACCTCCAGCACCAGTGGGGTGAGCTGCATGCTGTGCTCGGGTTGGAAAGAGAGCGAGCGGTACTGTTTGGAGTGCTCCTCGTTGAGGCTGCGCAGGTCGGCCAGCTTTTGAATCATCTTGGCGTAGAGCAGGCTCCCGCCGGGGTGGTTGAGCTGGATGTAGGCCTGCAGAATCTCGGACAGGCGGTCTTGGAGGGTTTCGATGCGCGCGTGGTCCTGCACACCTGGGCGGTCTGTGGGCAGGAGGAGGGGTTGGTGTTTAGAAATGATCATGGGTGCTGTTGACAAATGAGGTTTTCCCCAGAGTTTGGTTTTATACGGAAACAAGTGTCACTGGCATCAGGTTGCATGTTGATCCACTAATTTTAGATCAGCGGGAGCAATGGTCTGCAATTTTAATGAGGATCTTCCAGTTAGTTATACTCTATGTCCTCGCTTGCATAACGAGGCATATATAATGTATGTCTTGTGTTTTCTGATTGGAACGCCGTGACAAGACATAAAACCCGTCTGGGTGAAGTTCTGAAGAATCGCATACAGTGGGGATAAATATTTGATAGCTCTGCTGAATTTGCTCACTCGAAATCCTTCAATTTATCGTTGTTGTTGCGCGAAGCCCCAAAATGATTCCAAATGGATGGAAGTCAAACAGCTTAACTTTGATTTCTCCAAGTCATCTGTGAGTCACTAAGATGTCTTCATTTGCGTAACAATGAGCGTACCTGGAGAAAGCAAGCAGATGGCCATCAGCAGTACATGTTCCTCCTCATGTAGGCAAAGCTTCTTGAGGCCCACCTGGAACTTAACCAGCGGCTCCAGTAGTTCCAGAGTGTGGCCCGCTACAGCACAAACAACAACTTGGCATGATTATGTTCACCTGCACCGTCTAATGAGATTCCAAGCGACACGTGTATGCCAGCGGTTCTTTGAAGCTCTCAAGACAAGTCCCACAAATGCTAAAATGAGGGACCagacaaaggcaaaaaaaaaaaaaaaaaaaaaaaaaacatccgagTGTACATGTGGTAACTTTTAGACTGACCTTTGGTGACATCACTGATCTGGTATTTAAAGTCGGGACCACCGCAGCTCCAGGACATGTCTTCCAGGTTGAAGCTCTGATTTGAGCGAAGCATGATCACCTCAATGGCACTCGACTTCAGCAAGGCGATCTGATCTTCTGCTGTCAGCTCTCTGCGAGGGAAGATGCTAATGTGTTAGCGTACGCCAAGGGCTTGCAGTTACAGTAAATTAACAAATAATTGATCAAATGATGTCACACTTGAGATGATGGATGCAAATGCAATGTTTCATACTGACAAACATGTTGAGTTTAAGCATCGTCAACAAAACTGCCTCGAGCAAGGTCGCTGAATGTGTAAAGGGATGGAAATAGAATATGGATCTAGGAAGATCCTTTGACTCCTGAGCGACGGCCCGAGCTTAAGCGAATGAAGGCGAACAAACATTCCGTGGGTAATCCGAGCACATCCATCAAACCCAGTAGATGTCAACAACAACTAGCGAGAAATACGGGGCCCGGCTCACTTTAGCCGCAACTTTGAGGCGACCCCTATTTTGTCCTACCAACGAGCGGCGGGATGACTTTTCATAAAGTGGAGGTCGTCAAAATGTTAATAAGGAACAAAAACAACTCAAAATAGAAAGTGGTGCCATTGTGACGCCGACACCAGTCATCCGATTTTAATTTTATAACATATTTCCCACAATTCGGATGTGAACATTATTTTCCATTCCCTCAAATTAGCTGCTTCATGTTTTCCCTATTTGTGAGTCAGCTGGATTAGAAAagtaaaatcatttttattgcGGGCGATAAAACCTGCACTCAAGACTGGTATTTCGTCAGGAAGTGTGGTTTAAGGACTTTTACGTTCAACATAAAATTCCATTGACTTTTATTGAATACAAAAATatgcaaaaatattttaattcatttaatGCAGCGTTCATATGGCCGGAGAAGTTCTCATGTTAATTTCTGGTTTTATGATGATCAAGATCTCTTCTAAATTTATCATTTTGATTTTGATATTGTGCTCTAGATTAGCAGGCAGCAAATAAGACATGACATTAAGATATACCTGAAGCCCGGGATCATCTTGGCAAAGCCGATGACCTTCTGAATGCTGTAGGACACCAAATCGGCCAGGTGGGGCAGCATGGAGAAGCTGGAGGCTTCCTCTTCACTGGAATCGGGGCTGCTTCCTTGCTCCTGATACATCATCATCAAGTTGTTCAAATTCATTTTGGTGTCCACCGATTCTGCAGCAAAAGGGGGGAGAGGAAAATTAGACTAAGGGGCTAAAAAAACAGAACATGAGGGGAAAACGGATGACAGCCTTGAAAACACGTGAAGTACTTGAACATCAATGGTGTTATTTTCAGTCGTTTGTTGGCGCTGCGTGTAGGCTATGTGACCGTGCCTCTCGCTCTGTGCACTGCATTAGTGACAGATGCATTAATGGACTCATGTTTACCAGCGTACGTCAGATGTCTGCAGGGTACGAGGCCTTCAAAGGATTTCCACCGCATTCTCAGTAAACCAGTACAAACAAATTATACAAGCCGATAAAATAAGAGGAAAGTAGCTAGCTTGAAACAATTATAAATATTACGCTTCCCTAAATAGATTCTGTGATTATAAACGGAGGTTCACGTGTTCTTGATGGCTCTTGCGAGGGGGACTTTATGTTCCTCTTGAATATAACATTTACTTTTAAAGGCAACTGTGCTGGAAGGTCTATGTGAATTATTTCACCCAGCAGCCAATGTTGATCTTGAGAGACGTTTTCATAGAGCGAGAGCTTCTCACCAGGAGAATGACTGAAGGAATCGGAGGAGGCGTCCGACAGAGAGTGGAGAGAAGCGGCTCGGCTGGCGCTGCGTGTCACTGGACCCTCTCGCACAGGAGGCTACAAATGGAGGCAAAGAGGACAgtggaatattatttatttactgaACAAATGATTACTACAGTGGAAAAATCTAAGGGAAAATATCATTGATGCTTGTCTGAACTGAAACATGAGCCACCCATATGTAGTTTTAACACGGGACCAGAGATGACATCAAAGTGACGTTTATGTTGTTGACACTCTAAGCCCTTAATGTGATAATTACAAGTTTGGTTCACGCTACAAAACGTTTTCCTTTTGTCTTTTGTTGGGTAAAAAATGCTACTTATCAGCACTAGATGTCAGCAGCGAGATTCACAACAACCAGCTGTTTAGCAGCTGGTGAACGATTTTGGCAACGCAACCCAGTCGTGAACAGAATGTTCTTCCGTTTGTCGATGGATTGCAGAATGCGACACAAACCCGAAAGCGGCAGAAGTCAGAGTAGGAGTCGTCGAATGTTTTGTGGTGCGCCTCCACCAGCGTGGCAATGACTTGACTCTGTTCGTCGGTCAGCCGAGGTCGCCGCGCTTCCCTCTCCGCTTCGCGTTGGGCCTCCTCATCCTTTCGCCGTTGAATGAGGTCCTTCTTCCTCTGCACTTCCTCGTCTGTCAAGATGACTGTGGCGCGGAAAGGGCGGGAGCGGGGGGGCAAAGAAACAAAGtccatcatttatttatatatgtacGTATTTTTCCAGATAGTTAACTAATCTATAGGAAGAAGGCCATCGCCTCTTTACATAATATATTTTGCATTGTGATGACAGCTATGTCAATATAGCATTGGGCGGGGGTGTTGTTGTTCTCTGGAGGAAGAGAATGGGAGGGGACCAGTCCACATGGAGACCCCCGCTGTACTGAACAACTGAGAACATTGTCTTTGTTCTGTGGGCTCCTTGTTGTTCCAGCCACTGAATTAGCTCACAGAGAACCAGAGAGAGCGAGAGTCCGCGAGCCGGCTGACAATAACAtgctgctgtctttttttttttacatagtgTAACAGAGTGACAGGCCTAAGGTTCCTGTTTGACGCTAATGAACTTAGCTGCAACAAGGAGGGTTTTGGATAAAGGTACTATGTGTtgcatttatttcaatttacatgaaaacaaaggggggaaaagGTCTACGGAGCAGCAGGTGTTTGAACTTGAGCTGGAGAATAATTTGTCTTTACAATGCCGGCTGACTCCACTAGTTCAAACATGTCAACACTCTAATGGGGGCAACAACTCAGTGATACTTTACCCTAGTTCAAATATTAGGTAATATTTGAAAAAGCCACCTCATGACCCCCCAAACACCTTATAGTTCactttgactctgaggagagtaGTAGGATAGTAAACAATACTTTGTAGTCACCgggttatttttttctaaaaattggaacaacaaaaataactgagatggggaaaaaaatatctgtTAACGCTGTAACATTAACTTGTTCATCCAGCTTTTCTTGTTATAAAAGCATATGTCAAgacttcataaaaaaataaaaaatctaataATAGGCCTGGGAAAGGCCCACCTGTTGAGAACTTCTACCCTCTAAGTATCTTTTGTCTAAGTTTTATTGAGGCAATCCATAAAATTCAATGTTGGTCTAACAGTATTAGACGACACAACCTTCTGGTTCTCCTTCAAACTGGGGTGCAAAGCTCCAAAACACAATAACCAGTGCAAACATTTACAGTAGTATGGTGCAAAATTGAACGCAATAAATACCTTCCTTGCAAGTATCTGGGTCAGCAGTCATACTTACACTCTTTCATCATGCCAATGTCCACACAGCGTTTGAGCCGGCATGCCTGGCAGTGGCGTCTGTTGTCCTTGGTGATGGTGCAAGTGCCGTTAAAGGGACACGTGAAGGAAGCCTTGCGCTTCATACTGCGCCTAAATCGAGCAAAAAACATTTCAGTCGGTTACGCAGCAACCTACTGTCAGATGACATAAATATGTTGAATTCACAGAAGAGCTAGTACTTACTTAAGAGCTTGCTTACTTTACTACGGTTGAAAACAGAATCAGTCAAGGCCAATCCACAAACGTTTAAATGGAGataaaaaatgaatttaaaatttCTGGAGTATAATTTTTCTGTTTGCACCATTTTTGCATTTCACtacaatgtcatcgtgagtttgATTAATCATTGTTCAGCCTGAC contains the following coding sequences:
- the LOC125977681 gene encoding vitamin D3 receptor B — its product is MEPTVVSTSTLAPDEFDRNVPRICGVCGDKATGFHFNAMTCEGCKGFFRRSMKRKASFTCPFNGTCTITKDNRRHCQACRLKRCVDIGMMKEFILTDEEVQRKKDLIQRRKDEEAQREAEREARRPRLTDEQSQVIATLVEAHHKTFDDSYSDFCRFRPPVREGPVTRSASRAASLHSLSDASSDSFSHSPESVDTKMNLNNLMMMYQEQGSSPDSSEEEASSFSMLPHLADLVSYSIQKVIGFAKMIPGFRELTAEDQIALLKSSAIEVIMLRSNQSFNLEDMSWSCGGPDFKYQISDVTKAGHTLELLEPLVKFQVGLKKLCLHEEEHVLLMAICLLSPDRPGVQDHARIETLQDRLSEILQAYIQLNHPGGSLLYAKMIQKLADLRSLNEEHSKQYRSLSFQPEHSMQLTPLVLEVFGSEVS